The following are from one region of the Caldilineales bacterium genome:
- a CDS encoding arsenate reductase ArsC: MPTVLILCTGNSCRSQMAEALVNHDLANSWDAVSAGTEPAGFVHPLAVRVLAEIGIDIAEARSKSLDEFLDAHFDLVITVCDDAAENCPLWLRQGQVAHIGFPDPAKASGSLAEQMAVFRQARDDIRRRLVGYLAARQDGAMRVDG, encoded by the coding sequence ATGCCCACCGTCCTCATTCTCTGCACCGGCAACTCTTGCCGCAGCCAGATGGCCGAGGCCCTGGTCAACCATGACCTCGCCAACAGCTGGGATGCGGTTTCGGCCGGCACCGAGCCGGCCGGCTTCGTTCACCCCCTGGCTGTGCGCGTCCTGGCCGAGATCGGTATCGACATCGCCGAGGCGCGCTCGAAATCGCTCGATGAGTTCTTGGACGCTCACTTCGATCTGGTGATCACCGTCTGCGATGACGCCGCCGAAAATTGCCCGCTATGGCTGCGCCAGGGCCAGGTGGCTCATATCGGCTTCCCCGACCCGGCCAAGGCGAGCGGGAGCCTGGCCGAGCAGATGGCCGTGTTCCGGCAGGCGCGCGACGACATCCGCCGGCGGCTGGTCGGCTACCTGGCGGCGCGGCAGGACGGGGCGATGAGGGTGGACGGATGA
- the chrA gene encoding chromate efflux transporter: protein MSSRLGELAAVFLKLGVTGFGGPAAHIAMMEDEVVTRRGWLERAHFLDLMAATNLIPGPNSTEMTMHVGFTRARLPGLVVAGASFILPAALITGLIAWFYVRFGGLPQVERLLWGTRPVVIVIILAAVWKLGRSAVKNGSLLGIGLAVAAAALAGLNEVAALFAGGLLGMVWLRWQAARERSALAPALALPLAVGGAVPLWQVGAYFLFIGSVLYGSGYVLYAFLQGGLVQNLGWLSEQQLIDAIAVGQFTPGPLLSTATFVGYVVAGWQGAVVATVAIFLPSFFFVWALNPLVPRLRRSPWMAAFLDAVTVSAVALMLVVAWNLGRLTLTTWQAWLLLLVGGVLFFRFRLNAAWLVLGGALAGWLASVLTAL from the coding sequence ATGAGCTCGCGGCTGGGTGAGCTGGCAGCCGTGTTCCTCAAGCTGGGCGTCACCGGCTTTGGCGGCCCGGCGGCGCACATCGCCATGATGGAGGATGAGGTGGTGACCCGTCGCGGCTGGCTGGAGCGGGCGCATTTCCTCGACCTGATGGCGGCCACGAATCTGATCCCCGGCCCCAACTCGACCGAGATGACGATGCACGTGGGCTTCACCCGCGCCCGGCTGCCGGGCCTGGTGGTGGCGGGGGCCAGTTTCATCCTGCCGGCGGCGCTGATCACCGGGCTGATCGCCTGGTTCTACGTCCGTTTTGGCGGTCTGCCGCAGGTGGAGCGGCTGCTGTGGGGGACGCGGCCGGTCGTCATCGTCATCATCCTGGCGGCGGTGTGGAAGCTGGGCCGGTCGGCGGTCAAGAATGGGTCGCTGCTGGGGATTGGCCTGGCGGTGGCGGCGGCGGCGCTGGCCGGGCTGAACGAGGTGGCGGCGCTGTTTGCCGGTGGGCTGCTGGGCATGGTCTGGCTGCGGTGGCAGGCGGCCCGCGAGCGGTCTGCGTTGGCGCCGGCGCTGGCTTTGCCGTTGGCTGTGGGTGGGGCCGTGCCGCTGTGGCAGGTGGGCGCCTACTTCTTGTTCATCGGCAGTGTGCTCTATGGCAGCGGCTATGTGTTGTACGCCTTTTTGCAGGGCGGGCTGGTGCAGAACCTGGGCTGGCTGAGCGAGCAGCAGCTGATCGACGCCATCGCCGTCGGCCAGTTCACCCCCGGCCCGCTGCTGAGCACGGCCACCTTCGTCGGCTATGTCGTGGCCGGGTGGCAGGGGGCGGTCGTGGCCACGGTGGCCATCTTCTTGCCCTCGTTCTTTTTCGTCTGGGCGCTCAACCCGCTCGTCCCCCGGCTGCGTCGCTCGCCCTGGATGGCGGCTTTTCTGGATGCGGTGACGGTGAGTGCGGTGGCGCTGATGTTGGTGGTGGCCTGGAATCTGGGTCGCCTGACGCTGACGACCTGGCAGGCGTGGTTGTTGCTGCTCGTTGGCGGGGTTCTTTTCTTCCGTTTTCGTCTCAACGCGGCCTGGCTGGTGTTGGGCGGCGCCCTTGCTGGCTGGTTGGCGTCGGTGCTGACCGCTTTGTAA